The following are from one region of the Equus przewalskii isolate Varuska chromosome 21, EquPr2, whole genome shotgun sequence genome:
- the CST3 gene encoding cystatin-C gives MAVLPRAPLLLLAALALGLAASPAAAASAGKRQLVGGISEADISEQGVQQALDFALSEYNKASNDAFHSRALRVVRARKQVVAGLNYFLDVEIGRTRCTKSQPNLATCPFHDPLRKTVCSFQIYTVPWMGTMSVVKSSCHEA, from the exons ATGGCCGTGCTCCCACGCGCCCCGCTGCTCCTGCTGGCCGcgctggccctgggcctggccgCGAGCCCCGCGGCCGCCGCGAGCGCCGGCAAGCGCCAGCTGGTGGGCGGCATCTCGGAGGCGGACATCAGCGAGCAGGGCGTGCAGCAGGCGCTCGACTTCGCGCTCAGCGAGTACAACAAGGCCAGCAACGATGCCTTCCACAGCCGCGCGCTGCGCGTCGTGCGCGCCCGCAAGCAG GTCGTGGCTGGGCTGAACTACTTCTTGGACGTGGAGATCGGCCGAACCAGATGCACCAAGTCTCAGCCCAACCTGGCCACCTGCCCCTTCCACGACCCACTGAGG AAAACAGTCTGCTCTTTCCAGATATACACTGTGCCCTGGATGGGCACAATGTCCGTGGTGAAGTCCAGCTGCCACGAGGCGTAG